In the Wyeomyia smithii strain HCP4-BCI-WySm-NY-G18 chromosome 2, ASM2978416v1, whole genome shotgun sequence genome, one interval contains:
- the LOC129725204 gene encoding H/ACA ribonucleoprotein complex subunit 4, with protein MSDFEMGSPGIKKDKKRKKIKQEEGIEVDNLGEIQKTAEFQIKASNAIARLDTSKWPLLLKHFDRLNVRTNHYTPLPFGSSPLNRKIKDYVTSGFINLDKPSNPSSHEVVAWIKKILKVEKTGHSGTLDPKVTGCLIVCIDRATRLVKSQQSAGKEYVAVFKLHSAVANIAKVHQGLEKLRGALFQRPPLISAVKRQLRVRTVYDSKLLDYDEQRNMGVFWVSCEAGSYIRTMCVHLGLVTGVGGQMLELRRVRSGIQSEKDGMVTMHDVLDAQYLYENHKDESMLRRVIKPLEGLLVGHKRIIMKDSSVNAVCYGAKIMIPGVLRYEDGIEMDQEIVIVTTKGEAIALGIALMTTATMASCDHGVCAKIKRVIMERDTYPRKWGLGPKASMKKQLIASGKLDKYGKPNDKTPREWLTGYTDFSKPTAPVQSNGEDDSELAGGKRKLSVGSAADNSMETTAIDTEAAEKKKKKKKKHRKDEEGIEATASSEALETETITEEALDSKKEKKKKKKDKKPAEEDE; from the exons ATGTCCGACTTTG AAATGGGATCTCCTGGtatcaaaaaagacaaaaaaagaaagaaaatcaaACAAGAAGAAGGTATTGAAGTTGATAACCTAGGAGAAATTCAAAAAACAGCGGAATTTCAAATTAAAGCTTCAAATGCCATAGCCAGACTAGACACGTCGAAGTGGCCACTGTTGTTAAAACATTTTGATCGCTTGAATGTTCGAACCAATCATTACACTCCTTTGCCTTTTGGATCCTCTCCTCTGAACCGTAAAATCAAAGACTACGTAACATCTGGATTTATCAATCTTGATAAACCATCCAATCCGAGTTCTCATGAAGTTGTAGCTTGGATAAAGAAAATCTTGAAAGTCGAAAAAACTGGTCACTCCGGGACATTGGATCCAAAAGTGACTGGTTGTCTAATAGTCTGCATCGATCGGGCAACCAGATTAGTCAAAAGTCAACAAAGTGCTGGTAAGGAATACGTGGCCGTTTTCAAGTTACATTCAGCAGTTGCGAATATCGCCAAAGTTCATCAAGGATTGGAAAAACTTCGAGGCGCGCTATTTCAACGACCTCCGTTAATTTCTGCAGTAAAACGACAGCTTCGTGTTCGTACCGTCTACGATTCCAAACTTCTGGATTATGACGAACAACGCAACATGGGTGTATTTTGGGTGAGCTGTGAAGCTGGTTCCTACATTCGAACAATGTGTGTTCACTTGGGTCTTGTGACCGGAGTTGGAGGTCAAATGTTGGAACTCCGTCGTGTTCGTTCCGGAATCCAATCGGAAAAGGACGGCATGGTCACTATGCATGACGTCCTGGATGCTCAATACCTCTATGAAAATCATAAAGACGAATCAATGCTTCGAAGAGTTATAAAACCGCTTGAGGGGTTACTAGTTGGGCATAAACGTATCATTATGAAAGATAGCTCGGTGAATGCTGTTTGCTATGGGGCCAAAATAATGATTCCTGGTGTATTGCGTTACGAAGATGGTATCGAGATGGATCAGGAAATAGTGATTGTAACTACAAAGGGTGAAGCTATTGCCCTGGGCATTGCGCTGATGACTACTGCAACGATGGCCAGCTGCGATCATGGTGTATGCGCTAAGATCAAGCGAGTTATCATGGAACGTGACACCTACCCGCGCAAGTGGGGCCTTGGTCCAAAGGCttctatgaaaaaacaactaatTGCTAGTGGAAAGTTGGACAAATATGGAAAACCTAACGATAAAACACCCAGAGAATGGTTGACCGGATATACGGATTTTTCAAAACCAACCGCTCCGGTGCAGTCAAATGGAGAAGATGATTCTGAACTGGCTGGGGGAAAG CGTAAGCTAAGTGTTGGTAGTGCTGCCGATAACTCAATGGAAACAACTGCTATAGACACAGAAGCCGcagagaaaaagaagaaaaagaaaaaaaagcacaggAAAGATGAAGAAGGAATTGAAGCGACTGCCTCGTCTGAAGCTCTGGAAACGGAAACTATTACAGAAGAG GCTCTCGATtccaaaaaggaaaagaaaaaaaagaaaaaggatAAGAAACCAGCAGAGGAGGACGAATAA